A single Paenibacillus sp. FSL R5-0517 DNA region contains:
- a CDS encoding efflux RND transporter periplasmic adaptor subunit: MFMKWRTADLSSKGAAPKRGKRAALIVLGAIMVATMSGCSLLPSETEEEVLPPITPPTISKKPEYEVRTETLEKRVSGSGKMMSQREEKVYFTLDGMHVKELNVKPGDKVKKGQLLAVLDVESVEKEIRGKKLAIRKSEVQMKETLRKKDEMDPVEFEEATIAFEELRQELADLEAQLGKATLTAPFGGTVIAVQVEKGAAVKAYDPIATIADTSNLVVAATFAKEDLEKFSAGMKAEVDINGAGKVAGKIKVMPLAEASGSGSGEGTGEGGTPPTKETLDKYVIVTLAKMPKGVERGTPLSVSIVTQRTENAIVIPVSALRSIGSRTYVQVVESDGSKREVDVEVGQQTSTDVEILKGLTVGEKVVGR; this comes from the coding sequence ATGTTTATGAAATGGCGGACGGCAGATTTATCAAGTAAAGGGGCCGCTCCGAAGAGGGGGAAACGCGCAGCGCTTATTGTACTTGGTGCGATAATGGTTGCAACGATGTCTGGCTGCTCATTGCTGCCGTCAGAAACAGAGGAAGAAGTGCTTCCGCCAATTACACCACCAACGATCTCTAAGAAACCGGAATATGAAGTCCGGACTGAAACGCTGGAGAAAAGAGTAAGTGGAAGTGGCAAGATGATGAGTCAGCGGGAAGAGAAGGTGTACTTCACGCTTGATGGCATGCATGTCAAAGAGTTAAATGTTAAACCAGGAGATAAAGTGAAAAAGGGTCAACTTCTAGCCGTGCTCGATGTGGAAAGTGTGGAGAAGGAGATCCGTGGCAAGAAACTGGCTATTCGCAAATCCGAAGTTCAAATGAAGGAAACACTCCGCAAAAAAGATGAGATGGACCCTGTAGAGTTCGAAGAGGCGACCATTGCGTTTGAAGAACTGCGCCAGGAACTCGCCGATCTGGAAGCGCAACTGGGCAAAGCTACGTTGACTGCTCCGTTCGGTGGTACCGTAATTGCTGTGCAGGTTGAGAAGGGCGCAGCCGTGAAAGCATATGACCCGATTGCTACGATTGCGGATACATCGAATCTGGTTGTGGCAGCTACCTTTGCCAAGGAAGATCTGGAGAAGTTCTCAGCCGGTATGAAGGCAGAAGTGGACATTAATGGAGCCGGTAAAGTCGCTGGCAAAATTAAAGTCATGCCTCTGGCTGAAGCATCGGGAAGCGGCAGTGGCGAAGGAACGGGGGAAGGCGGGACGCCTCCAACGAAGGAAACGCTGGATAAGTATGTAATCGTTACACTTGCAAAAATGCCAAAAGGCGTGGAACGTGGCACACCTCTATCGGTCTCTATTGTGACGCAGCGTACCGAGAACGCGATTGTGATTCCTGTATCCGCTTTACGCTCCATCGGTTCAAGAACGTATGTACAAGTCGTGGAGAGTGATGGTAGCAAGCGTGAAGTGGACGTTGAAGTGGGCCAGCAGACATCGACAGATGTTGAGATTCTGAAAGGTCTGACCGTAGGCGAGAAAGTAGTGGGACGCTAA
- the pyrE gene encoding orotate phosphoribosyltransferase produces the protein MIELNEIPNHIASQLLKIKAVALRPQQPFTWTSGIKSPIYCDNRLTMSYPEIRNDIAEAFATIIRNQYPEAEVIAGTATAGIPHAAWVAQKLNLPMAYIRDKAKGHGKENLIEGLITEGQKVVVIEDLISTGGSSIKAAEAVRVAGATPLAVLAIFSYQLDKGVKAFEDAGIPLQTLSNYTALMDVALAQGTIQESDFELLKSWREDPSSFGK, from the coding sequence ATGATCGAACTGAATGAGATTCCGAATCATATTGCTTCCCAACTGTTGAAAATTAAAGCCGTGGCATTGCGTCCGCAGCAGCCATTTACATGGACTTCCGGTATCAAATCACCAATATATTGCGATAACCGCTTAACGATGTCCTATCCCGAGATTCGCAACGATATTGCTGAAGCCTTCGCAACGATTATTCGTAACCAATACCCGGAAGCAGAAGTCATTGCAGGTACGGCAACCGCAGGGATCCCGCATGCTGCCTGGGTGGCTCAGAAGCTGAATCTGCCGATGGCCTACATTCGTGATAAAGCGAAAGGACACGGTAAGGAGAACCTGATTGAAGGTCTGATTACCGAAGGACAGAAAGTAGTTGTCATTGAAGATCTGATCTCTACAGGTGGCAGTTCCATCAAAGCAGCAGAAGCTGTACGCGTAGCAGGTGCAACACCGCTCGCAGTGCTTGCCATCTTCAGCTACCAGCTCGATAAGGGTGTTAAAGCCTTCGAAGATGCTGGAATTCCGCTTCAGACGCTGTCCAATTACACGGCGCTGATGGATGTGGCTCTGGCTCAGGGAACGATTCAGGAGAGCGACTTTGAGTTGCTGAAATCCTGGCGTGAAGATCCTTCTTCATTTGGAAAATAA
- a CDS encoding ABC transporter ATP-binding protein translates to MSVIAGMKNLFLRKRPAKSQSGDENQQGEAQLEASTVSGEHTYNNEHDHPSSEPLVPESEIASDEVAATAVTSVDNPPKKIKPKKDILPPYDGPVLEVRNVHRSFQTGSRIIHVLKGIDMEVNPQQLVMLKGRSGSGKTTLLNMLGGLDQPSSGDILFSGQPLQDWGDRRRTALRRKEIGFIFQAYALMPLLSAWENVELSLRMADVPRAEWKDRVGHCLDLVGLSKRVKHRPFEMSGGEQQRVAIAKAIAHRPRLLLADEPTAELDSKMGAQVMAVFRNIIEVEQVTICMTTHDPTILEVADHVYEMADGRFIK, encoded by the coding sequence ATGAGCGTGATTGCTGGCATGAAGAATTTATTTCTCAGAAAAAGACCTGCCAAGAGCCAGTCAGGCGATGAAAATCAACAGGGGGAAGCACAGCTGGAGGCATCGACGGTTTCGGGAGAACATACATACAACAATGAACACGATCATCCGTCGAGTGAACCTCTGGTACCTGAAAGTGAAATCGCTTCAGATGAAGTGGCTGCAACTGCTGTCACTTCCGTTGATAACCCCCCGAAGAAGATCAAACCGAAGAAGGATATATTGCCTCCATATGATGGACCTGTACTGGAGGTGCGTAACGTGCATCGCAGTTTCCAGACAGGCAGTCGTATCATCCATGTGCTCAAAGGCATTGATATGGAAGTGAATCCGCAACAACTGGTCATGCTGAAGGGGCGATCTGGCTCAGGCAAAACAACGCTGCTGAATATGCTCGGTGGATTGGATCAGCCTTCAAGTGGAGACATTCTGTTCTCCGGCCAGCCTCTTCAGGATTGGGGAGACCGGCGGCGGACCGCTTTGCGGCGCAAAGAGATCGGTTTTATTTTTCAGGCGTATGCACTCATGCCCTTATTGTCTGCTTGGGAAAATGTAGAACTGTCGCTGCGAATGGCGGATGTTCCGCGAGCGGAGTGGAAGGACAGGGTTGGTCACTGTCTGGACCTGGTTGGACTATCCAAACGGGTGAAGCATCGACCTTTCGAGATGTCCGGGGGAGAGCAACAGCGGGTAGCTATAGCCAAGGCGATTGCCCACAGACCCAGATTGTTGCTTGCGGATGAGCCTACAGCGGAACTGGATTCCAAGATGGGCGCTCAGGTCATGGCCGTATTCCGCAATATTATTGAAGTAGAACAAGTAACGATATGTATGACTACACACGATCCTACAATTTTGGAGGTTGCGGACCATGTTTATGAAATGGCGGACGGCAGATTTATCAAGTAA
- the pyrF gene encoding orotidine-5'-phosphate decarboxylase: MNHASFNEMAGRLMVALDYPGAEEAKALVQNLEGIPCYLKVGMQLFYAAGPDFIRELKSKGYSVFLDVKMHDIPNTVRGGAESITRLGVDMFNVHAAGGTIMMRAAREGAEAAIAADPSLHRPEIIAVTQLTSTSLETMNNEIGIPGSVEAAVVRYAGLAQEAGLDGVVASPLEVPAIRAACGSAFHTVTPGIRPAGSGLGDQTRVLTPGEAIARGSHYIVVGRPITGAPNPREAAETILKEMLNA; the protein is encoded by the coding sequence ATGAATCACGCGAGTTTCAATGAAATGGCTGGCCGTCTGATGGTGGCACTCGATTATCCTGGAGCGGAAGAAGCGAAAGCATTGGTACAAAATCTTGAAGGCATTCCCTGTTATCTCAAGGTGGGAATGCAGCTGTTCTACGCAGCAGGACCGGACTTCATTCGGGAGCTGAAATCTAAAGGGTATTCCGTTTTTCTGGATGTGAAAATGCATGACATTCCCAACACCGTTCGTGGCGGTGCTGAGAGTATCACGCGTCTTGGGGTAGACATGTTTAATGTGCATGCCGCGGGTGGAACGATCATGATGCGTGCTGCACGTGAAGGTGCTGAGGCAGCTATAGCCGCAGATCCTTCCTTACACAGACCCGAGATCATTGCGGTCACCCAACTGACCAGTACAAGTCTGGAAACGATGAACAACGAGATTGGCATCCCGGGCAGCGTGGAAGCTGCTGTGGTCCGTTATGCAGGACTGGCCCAAGAGGCCGGATTGGATGGGGTTGTTGCTTCTCCGCTGGAAGTGCCCGCAATTCGGGCAGCGTGTGGCAGTGCTTTTCACACCGTTACACCAGGAATTCGTCCAGCAGGTAGTGGTCTGGGAGATCAGACACGTGTCTTGACGCCGGGTGAAGCCATCGCCAGAGGAAGCCATTACATTGTTGTAGGCAGACCGATTACAGGCGCTCCCAATCCGCGTGAAGCGGCAGAAACCATTTTGAAGGAGATGTTGAACGCATGA